A DNA window from Falco naumanni isolate bFalNau1 chromosome Z, bFalNau1.pat, whole genome shotgun sequence contains the following coding sequences:
- the DCP2 gene encoding m7GpppN-mRNA hydrolase isoform X5: MQNTPGLPQCGIRDFAKAVFNHCPFLLPQGEDVQKVLEQWKEYKMGVPTYGAIILDETLENVLLVQGYLAKSGWGFPKGKVNKEEAPHDCAAREVFEETGFDIKDCICKEDYIELRINDQLARLYIIPGVPKNTKFNPKTRREIRNIEWFSIDKLPCHRNDMTPKSKLGLAPNKFFMAIPFIRPLREWIAQRYGDSSDSDHGLPSTGSTPSKPNLEKARSKLRCSQQMLTDGFSGEQWVKPKQPQKPYSHPEMSEALKIKSQCLRSNGRRQYQDASSQKKRTNGVHSQPVKQNHTLKCEKRLNPRRLQDNFETADATYEMCCSSEDPLPEHVEGHSVACNGHYKFAFSSRAFLSFKFDHDAIMKSFDL; encoded by the exons TCTTCAATCACTGCCCTTTTTTACTTCCTCAAGGTGAAGATGTACAAAAGGTTTTAGAACAGtggaaagaatataaaatgggAGTGCCAACATATGGTGCGATTATTCTTGATGAGACGCTTGAAAAT GTTCTTTTGGTTCAGGGCTATTTAGCCAAGTCTGGATGGGgatttccaaaaggaaaagtaaataaagaagAAGCTCCTCATGATTGTGCCGCTAGAGAG GTATTTGAAGAAACTGGGTTTGACATAAAAGATTGTATCTGCAAAGAAGATTACATTGAGTTGCGAATTAATGATCAGTTAGCACGGCTCTACATCATTCCAGGAGTTCCCAAGAACACAAAATTCAACCCCAAAACTAGAAGGGAAATTCGG AATATTGAGTGGTTTTCCATCGACAAATTACCGTGCCACAGAAATGACATGACCCCAAAGTCCAAGCTGGGTTTGGCACCAAACAAATTTTTTATGGCAATTCCCTTCATCAG GCCATTGAGGGAGTGGATTGCCCAAAGATATGGAGATTCCTCAGACAGTGACCATGGACTTCCATCTACAGGTAGCACACCCTCTAAGCCCAACTTGGAAAAAGCTAG ATCCAAACTTCGCTGTAGTCAGCAGATGCTTACAGATGGCTTTTCAGGAGAGCAGTGGGTGAAGCCGAAACAGCCACAAAAGCCATATAGTCATCCTGAGATGTctgaagctttgaaaataaag AGTCAGTGCTTGAGGAGCAACGGCAGAAGGCAGTATCAAGATGCTTCCAGCCAAAAGAAGCGGACAAATGGAGTCCACAGTCAACCAGTTAAGCAAAACCATACCTTG aaatgtgaaaaaaggCTTAATCCAAGAAGACTTCAAGATAACTTTGAAACAG caGATGCAACATATGAGATGTGTTGCTCCAGTGAAGACCCACTGCCAGAACATGTAGAGGGGCATTCTGTGGCATGCAATGGCCATTACAAATTTGCTTTCTCATCAAGAGCTTTCTTGAGTTTCAAGTTTGACCATGATGCCATAATGAAAAGTTTTGACCTCTGA